In a genomic window of Bdellovibrionota bacterium:
- a CDS encoding helical backbone metal receptor, which translates to MSQRVVSLVPSITENLILFGKLPVGRTSFCIQPKGKVESIPVVGGTKTPKVQKILDLHPDFVIANREENRKEDVEAMGRAGLTVWVTYPTRVADVVPLMKELAAICEKQDTAHKIILECEATIEKLQHTKPRKRKRVVTLIWKDPWMAIGGETYSDDLIRVSGGDNPFSQPENRYPQVTDQDILAARPDLLLLPSEPYAFTQSDRSDWSRKTQEAGLRTRVEFISGENLTWFGPRVREGLSELRRLIESEAVS; encoded by the coding sequence ATGTCCCAGCGAGTCGTGTCCCTCGTTCCGAGCATCACGGAAAATCTAATCCTGTTCGGCAAGCTTCCGGTGGGACGAACGAGCTTTTGCATTCAACCGAAGGGAAAAGTGGAATCGATTCCCGTGGTCGGCGGGACGAAGACGCCGAAAGTTCAGAAGATCCTCGATCTCCATCCGGATTTTGTGATCGCAAATCGGGAGGAGAACCGGAAGGAAGACGTTGAAGCCATGGGCCGGGCAGGACTTACCGTCTGGGTCACGTACCCGACGCGAGTGGCCGACGTGGTTCCTCTGATGAAAGAATTGGCAGCGATCTGCGAAAAACAAGATACCGCCCACAAGATCATTTTGGAGTGCGAAGCCACTATTGAGAAGCTTCAACATACGAAGCCGCGGAAACGTAAGCGTGTAGTCACGCTCATCTGGAAAGACCCCTGGATGGCGATCGGAGGAGAGACTTACAGCGACGACCTCATTCGGGTCTCCGGAGGAGACAATCCGTTTTCTCAACCCGAGAATCGGTACCCTCAAGTCACGGATCAGGACATCTTGGCGGCTAGGCCGGATCTGCTCTTACTGCCCAGTGAACCGTACGCATTCACACAATCGGATCGTTCCGATTGGTCGCGCAAGACGCAGGAAGCCGGTCTTCGAACGCGAGTCGAGTTCATTTCCGGAGAAAATCTGACCTGGTTTGGCCCTCGCGTGCGCGAAGGCCTTAGCGAACTTCGCCGGCTTATTGAGTCTGAAGCAGTGTCTTGA